A region of Cucumis melo cultivar AY chromosome 2, USDA_Cmelo_AY_1.0, whole genome shotgun sequence DNA encodes the following proteins:
- the LOC103492295 gene encoding 1-aminocyclopropane-1-carboxylate synthase 7 (The RefSeq protein has 1 substitution compared to this genomic sequence) — translation MAIEIDIEQNPTVELSRIGTSETHGEDSPYFAGWKAYDEDPYNESTNPSGVIQMGLAENQVSFDLLEEYLEENCEGEGNYLNSGFRENALFQDYHGLFSFRSAMGSFMEEIRGGRAKFDPNRVVLTAGATAANELLTFILANPGDALLVPTPYYPGFDRDLRWRTGVKIVPIHCDSSNNFQITPKALEEAYNSAMEMKIKVRGVLITNPSNPLGATIQRSTIEDILDFVTRKNIHLVSDEIYSGSVFSSAEFTSVAEVLESRSYKNAERVHIVYSLSKDLGLPGFRIGTIYSYNDKVVTTARRMSSFTLISSQTQRFLASMLSNRKFTEKYIKMNRDRLKKRYEMIIEGLRTAGIECLEGNAGLFCWMNLSPLLKDKKTKEGEIEIWKRILKEVKLNISPGSSCHCSEPGWFRVCFANMSEKTLHVALDRIRRFMERMKKENEAN, via the exons atggcGATTGAGATTGATATTGAGCAAAATCCAACGGTTGAACTTTCGCGAATCGGAACATCAGAAACACACGGCGAAGATTCGCCGTATTTTGCTGGCTGGAAAGCGTATGATGAAGATCCTTATAATGAATCAACAAATCCTTCTGGTGTTATTCAAATGGGCTTAGTTGAAAATCAA GTGTCATTTGACTTATTGGAGGAATATTTGGAGGAAAATTGTGAGGGAGAAGGGAATTATTTAAATTCTGGGTTTAGAGAAAATGCTTTATTTCAAGACTATCATGGTCTTTTCTCATTTAGAAGTGCAATGGGAAGTTTTATGGAAGAGATTAGAGGTGGAAGAGCAAAATTTGACCCAAATCGAGTTGTTTTAACTGCTGGTGCCACTGCTGCCAATGAGCTTCTCACTTTCATTCTTGCAAATCCTGGCGATGCTTTGCTTGTCCCCACTCCTTACTATCCTGG ATTTGACAGAGATTTGAGATGGAGAACAGGAGTGAAAATTGTACCAATTCATTGTGACAGTTCAAACAATTTTCAAATAACTCCAAAAGCATTAGAAGAAGCTTATAATTCAGCAATGGAAATGAAAATCAAAGTAAGAGGAGTTTTAATCACAAATCCATCAAATCCACTCGGAGCAACGATCCAACGCTCCACAATCGAAGACATTCTAGATTTCGTTACACGCAAAAACATCCACCTCGTATCCGACGAAATCTATTCCGGTTCCGTTTTCTCCTCCGCCGAGTTCACAAGCGTCGCTGAGGTTTTGGAATCCCGCAGCTACAAAAACGCCGAACGTGTCCACATCGTTTACAGCCTCTCCAAAGATCTCGGCCTTCCCGGGTTTAGAATCGGCACGATCTACTCATACAACGATAAAGTCGTCACAACCGCTCGCCGGATGTCTAGCTTTACGCTTATCTCTTCACAAACGCAACGATTTTTAGCGTCCATGTTGTCGAACCGGAAGTTTACGGAgaaatatattaaaatgaaCCGGGACAGGCTCAAGAAACGGTATGAAATGATTATTGAAGGGCTGCGAACCGCTGGGATTGAATGTTTGGAAGGGAATGCCGGTTTGTTTTGTTGGATGAATTTGAGCCCGTTGTTGAAAGATAAAAAAACCAAAGAAGGTGAGATTGAGATATGGAAGAGGATTTTGAAGGAAGTGAAATTGAATATTTCGCCCGGTTCGTCGTGTCATTGCTCTGAACCCGGTTGGTTCAGGGTTTGTTTTGCTAATATGAGTGAAAAGACTCTGCATGTTGCCCTTGATAGAATACGTCGGTTCATGGAACGGATGAAGAAGGAAAACGAAgctaattaa